One Streptomyces sp. NBC_01217 genomic region harbors:
- a CDS encoding DUF6415 family natural product biosynthesis protein has protein sequence MTNTALRDETTNPETMPVRVKDPTVPTNPWTPPHGEEEVRRYLCAVREWASVDWNEVYDDLDTILHGEEEISHHAAGPSGGAPLPNYNNDALTQRFLMALKLLVARALRDKADEKHPDIAALIGQARTLRAEVVAGDAGQTIGLVRKLARLTLDLAELLEEAGIVRGLVEC, from the coding sequence ATGACGAACACCGCATTACGCGACGAGACGACTAACCCGGAGACCATGCCGGTCCGCGTTAAGGACCCGACGGTCCCCACGAACCCTTGGACTCCTCCACACGGTGAGGAGGAGGTCCGGCGGTACCTGTGCGCAGTGCGCGAGTGGGCAAGCGTGGATTGGAACGAGGTGTACGACGACCTCGACACAATCCTGCACGGCGAGGAAGAGATCAGCCACCACGCCGCGGGCCCGTCCGGCGGAGCACCATTACCCAACTACAACAACGACGCCCTTACTCAGCGCTTCCTCATGGCGCTCAAGCTGCTTGTAGCCCGCGCCTTGCGAGACAAAGCCGACGAGAAGCACCCGGACATCGCCGCTCTGATCGGACAGGCCCGCACGCTGCGTGCCGAGGTAGTGGCCGGCGATGCGGGACAGACCATCGGACTCGTTCGGAAGCTGGCGCGACTCACCCTCGATCTCGCCGAGCTTCTGGAAGAGGCCGGGATCGTCAGGGGGCTGGTCGAGTGCTGA
- a CDS encoding DUF6302 family protein gives MLTTTKASARSFGPSLCPAEEAYDFEHFRDRLARPEVLAHAVAVRVFRAPLLAVPVGGPRRGGYMSFDLLSLAIGARDLLTNRPGFPDLRVRWSPYRDTCHTVEWGDLAPEWWEDDVVFGRFYGYSESAITSFVRERPQTPSSATSTPCSPTAS, from the coding sequence GTGCTGACGACCACCAAGGCTTCGGCGCGTTCGTTCGGCCCTTCCCTCTGCCCTGCCGAGGAGGCGTACGACTTCGAGCACTTCCGGGACCGCCTTGCCCGGCCCGAGGTCCTTGCTCACGCCGTCGCGGTACGCGTCTTCCGGGCACCACTGCTTGCCGTGCCGGTCGGCGGCCCGCGTCGCGGCGGATACATGTCCTTCGATCTGCTGTCCCTGGCAATAGGGGCACGCGACCTTCTCACGAACCGGCCGGGGTTTCCGGACCTCCGCGTCCGATGGTCGCCGTACCGCGATACCTGCCACACCGTCGAGTGGGGCGATCTCGCTCCCGAGTGGTGGGAGGACGACGTGGTCTTCGGCCGCTTCTACGGCTACAGCGAGTCCGCCATCACCTCGTTTGTACGTGAACGCCCACAGACGCCCTCTTCGGCAACCTCCACTCCGTGTTCCCCCACGGCTTCGTAG
- a CDS encoding DUF5999 family protein codes for MCQHTPPCPTAEASDREAARPTVAHPEQGWSLLCNGVLLFEDTGELLPNGQIVAPHRPVALAAGSTA; via the coding sequence ATGTGCCAGCACACCCCGCCGTGTCCCACGGCCGAGGCTTCCGACCGAGAGGCCGCCCGCCCCACGGTGGCCCACCCTGAACAGGGCTGGAGCCTGCTGTGCAACGGGGTGTTGCTCTTCGAGGACACCGGCGAGCTGTTGCCGAACGGCCAGATCGTCGCTCCGCACCGGCCGGTCGCGCTCGCCGCCGGGAGCACCGCGTGA
- the fxlM gene encoding methyltransferase, FxLD system, whose product MTNTTVEPDEATRLRNKVVDELCADGNISSPEIKAVMRKVPRHEFTPADTPLDKAYDTYAAVITKTDEHGVQLSSVSAPQIQAMMLEQAQVKPGMRVLEIGSGGLNAAYLAELVGEDGEVVTVDIDPVVTDRARRLLDEHGYGRVHVVTADAAEPIPDLGEVDVVMVTAGAWDVSPAWTTQLKQGGRLVVPLRMRGLTRSVAFTQVKGEHGPYLESESARICGFVPMQGSNAHREELLLVNGTPEIGLKFDDGLPADPHRLDNAVTFPRHELWTGVTVRIQELIDTLQMAMAISLPGFCTMAVDENSDTGLVDPVNKRFALAAVEDDTFAYLVTRRTEDNKHLEYGVHALGPHAEQFADKIADVLRDWEANRRGGPSPVIRVYPASTPDDQIPADRVIDKVHSRISLSWPSA is encoded by the coding sequence ATGACGAACACGACCGTCGAGCCCGACGAGGCGACCCGCCTGCGGAACAAGGTGGTGGACGAGCTGTGCGCGGACGGCAACATCTCTTCCCCGGAGATCAAAGCGGTGATGCGCAAGGTGCCCCGGCACGAGTTCACCCCCGCCGACACGCCGCTGGACAAGGCGTATGACACGTATGCCGCCGTGATCACCAAGACGGACGAGCACGGCGTGCAGCTCAGCTCCGTCTCCGCGCCGCAGATCCAGGCCATGATGCTGGAGCAGGCCCAGGTGAAGCCCGGGATGCGGGTGCTGGAGATCGGCTCGGGCGGGCTGAATGCGGCCTACCTCGCCGAACTCGTCGGTGAGGACGGTGAAGTCGTCACCGTGGACATCGACCCCGTCGTCACCGATCGCGCGCGACGGCTCCTGGACGAGCACGGTTACGGCCGGGTGCACGTCGTCACCGCGGACGCCGCCGAGCCCATCCCGGATCTCGGTGAGGTCGACGTCGTCATGGTGACAGCCGGGGCCTGGGACGTCTCCCCGGCCTGGACCACGCAGCTCAAGCAGGGCGGCCGGCTCGTCGTCCCGTTGCGGATGCGGGGCTTGACCCGGTCGGTCGCCTTCACCCAGGTCAAGGGCGAGCACGGCCCCTACCTGGAGAGCGAGTCGGCGCGGATCTGCGGCTTCGTCCCGATGCAGGGCTCGAACGCGCACCGGGAAGAACTCCTCCTCGTCAACGGCACCCCGGAGATCGGGCTCAAGTTCGATGACGGCCTGCCGGCCGACCCGCACCGGCTCGACAACGCCGTCACGTTTCCGCGCCACGAACTATGGACCGGCGTCACCGTCCGCATCCAGGAACTCATCGACACCCTCCAGATGGCGATGGCGATCAGCCTGCCGGGCTTCTGCACGATGGCCGTCGATGAGAACTCGGACACGGGCCTGGTCGACCCGGTGAACAAGCGGTTCGCCCTCGCGGCCGTCGAGGACGACACCTTCGCCTACCTCGTCACTCGCCGCACCGAGGACAACAAGCACCTGGAGTACGGCGTGCACGCCCTCGGCCCGCACGCGGAGCAGTTCGCCGACAAGATCGCCGACGTGCTCCGCGACTGGGAGGCCAACCGGCGCGGCGGCCCCAGCCCGGTCATCCGGGTCTATCCGGCCAGCACTCCCGATGACCAGATCCCGGCCGACCGGGTCATCGACAAGGTGCACAGCCGGATCTCGCTCTCCTGGCCCTCGGCGTAA
- the fxlA gene encoding FxLD family lanthipeptide has translation MTSATLAPPPVAPAPLAGLDDDDFAPLDVKVVIAEHSYGHLMCSTGDGCGTTCATGASACGSFTEDPA, from the coding sequence ATGACGAGCGCCACTCTCGCCCCGCCCCCGGTCGCGCCCGCCCCGCTGGCGGGCCTGGACGACGACGACTTCGCGCCCCTGGACGTGAAGGTCGTCATCGCCGAGCACTCGTACGGCCATCTCATGTGCTCCACGGGCGATGGCTGCGGCACCACCTGCGCGACCGGTGCCTCCGCCTGCGGTTCCTTCACGGAGGACCCGGCCTGA